A single genomic interval of Helianthus annuus cultivar XRQ/B chromosome 6, HanXRQr2.0-SUNRISE, whole genome shotgun sequence harbors:
- the LOC118479781 gene encoding gluconokinase-like, translated as MDSDHTGIAVVLMGVSGAGKSTIGELLAKALNCSFIDADDFHPQSNKEKMKKGIPLSDEDRTPWLEVLRDVVNANLVSGKTVILGCSALQKQYREILRSADPNYRAGAYDLCVVKFVLLDVGVNVLMDRVQKRAAEGKHFMPVELLQSQIDLLQVDEFEGIFKVDASLIPEAIVDGIKGWLF; from the exons ATGGATTCAGATCACACAG GAATTGCTGTTGTTTTAATGGGAGTTAGTGGCGCCGGAAAATC AACTATAGGCGAACTGCTTGCAAAAGCTCTAAATTGTAGCTTTATTGATGCTGATGACTTCCATCCACAATCAAACAAAG AGAAGATGAAGAAGGGGATTCCTTTGTCGGATGAAGACCGGACCCCATGGCTTGAAGTGCTTCGGGATGTTGTGAATGCAAATTTGGTCAGTGGCAAGACTGTAATTCTTGGGTGTTCTGCCCTCCAAAAGCAGTACAGGGAGATTCTTAGGTCAGCTGACCCGAATTATCGAGCGGGTGCATATGACCTGTGTGTTGTGAAGTTTGTTCTGTTGGATGTTGGGGTCAATGTGCTAATGGACCGGGTTCAGAAACGAGCTGCAGAAGGGAAGCATTTTATGCCGGTTGAACTGCTGCAGTCTCAAATAGATTTGCTTCAGGTTGATGAGTTTGAAGGGATATTTAAAGTTGATGCGTCATTGATTCCTGAAGCTATTGTGGACGGCATAAAAGGATGGCTTTTTTGA
- the LOC118479782 gene encoding 18 kDa seed maturation protein-like yields the protein MAFLIMNSIEGLVFAYRYSSCIIILKRPLKKAASVKETAAEIGASATSGIEKTKATMQEKGERMTAHDPTRKEMATKKKEAIINQA from the exons ATGGCTTTTTTGATCATGAATAGCATCGAGGGGTTGGTATTTGCTTATAGATATTCGTCGTGTATAATTATTTTG AAAAGACCGTTAAAAAAAGCAGCATCCGTCAAGGAGACGGCTGCGGAAATAGGCGCATCCGCCACGTCCGGCATTGAAAAGACCAAAGCCACCATGCAAGAAAAG GGTGAGAGAATGACTGCACATGACCCGACTCGAAAGGAGATGGCAACGAAGAAAAAGGAGGCTATAATAAATCAAGCATAG